A stretch of DNA from Candidatus Pseudomonas phytovorans:
TTCACCGGTATCGGCAAAGTCAATGCCGCCATAACCCTGACCAAGGCCATTGCCGCACGCAGGCCAAAGCTGATCGTCAACCTCGGGTCTGCCGGCAGCCAGCGCCATGGCAAAGGCGAGGTGGTGTGCTGCACGCGCTTTGTGCAGCGTGACATGGATGTGACACCACTCGGCTTCGCCCGTTATGAAACGCCCTTGTCGGATATCCCGGTGTTGCTGGAGCACGGGGTGGCAGTTCCCGGTCTGGCCCTGGAAACCTGTGGCAGCGGCGACAGCTTCGAAATAAACCATGGCGACGCACCTTACGATGTGGTCGACATGGAGGCCTATGTGCTGGCGCTGATTGCGCGCAATGAAGGGATACCGTTTGTGTGCCTGAAGTACATTTCCGACGATGCGGGTAGCGATGCCGCTGGGGACTGGGCCGTTCAGGTGCATCTTGCAGCCGAGGCGTTCAAGCGGGTGCTGCTGAACCCTGAGTCCAGGGGATGAACGACCAGCAGGGCGCCGTGATGTCGTCGGCCTGAAGCACAGAAGAAACTCTGAATCATCCGGGGCGTAAAGGAGTCGACCATTAGGTAAGCCAACTGATGGAGACAATCATGTCCAGACCTGATGATCCGAAACCCTATACCCCGACCGAAATCGACGATACCGAAGACCGCATGGGCAGCGTTCATGAGCTGGACTTCAGTGACCGCCTGGATGAGCGCGAGGGGCGGGCGGGGGACGAGCGCCCTGATCAGGAGGTCGCCCATGAATTTCCGCCCCGCCGTGTGGCGGAGAGTGGCATGACTGGCGGTGAGACGCTGAGTGACAGTCTGCACGAGGATGGCGTGACCTATGATGACCTCAGCCCGGATACGCTGCTAGACGAGCCGGGGGCACGTGATCCGCATGAGCCTGGCCATGGCGGGCCAGCCGACCAGAGCTTGCGTCATGTGGATGCCGAAGAGATCGGTGGCGGGTTTGGCCTGGATGAAGCAGAACTGGCGCGCTCCGCCCCCCTTGATGGCAAGCCGTGGACCGATGATGTGGTCGACGGGGATGAGGAGGGTAAGTGATGAGCGAACTACGATGCGCCTGCAGTGAATGCACCTGTACCGTCAATGCCATGCCCCAGAATGGCAAGACTTTGGTGGATTTATGCTGAAACCAGGAGGCAAACATGGCCAGACATATCATTCATTTTACCGGCCCGATCAATTCATCGACCTGCGGAAACCTGATCAACACCTGTTCCAAGGCATTGCAGCAGGGGGCCGAAGTGCTGCAGCTGAACATCGCCACCATGGGCGGGGAATGCAGTTACGGGTTCACCCTGTACAACTTCCTGCGCACGCTACCCATCGAAGTACACACCCACAATCTGGGTACGGTGGAGTCCATGGGCAACATCCTGTTCCTGGCTGGCGAGCGGCGCACGGCATGCAGCTACAGCAAATTCCTGTTCCATCCGTTTCACTGGACCTTGCACGGTTCGGTGGACCATTCAAGGATGGCCGAATACGCGATGAGCCTGGATTACGATCTGCGCCTGTATGCGCAGATCGTCGCCGAGCGGACCCAGGGCGCGAGCGAGGTGCTGGATGTGCCGCGGTACCTGATGGCTTATCCACGGATACTGGGGCCTCGCGAGGCGCTGGAGAACGGGATGATTCATGCCATCGATGAAATGCCGATCGCGGCTGAATCGGTGCATTGGAGTGTGCACGCCTGACATTCAGTATGGCACCGTGCCGCTCAGGGCCTCGATGGGCTCGCATAGGCTGCGTCTGCCACTCAAAAATGCCACTGGTGCCAATTGTTCGACAAAACTTTGAATTTTCTGGCTACACCCCGATCAATCAGGTGTCATCCATGGAGAAGAGGAGGCCCCTGCGATGCCCAGCCCACAGCTGTACATCATCGATTACCAACTGCATGGCCAGCCGCGCAGTTTCATCATTCGTCTTGAACGCCTGGACAATGCCGAGGCCTGGCATTGGGCAAGTTGCGATGCGGGCATTGGCATCATTCCCAAGTTCGGGCGTGAAAAAGTCAGGAAGATCAGCCGCCCGATGGCCGAACGCTACGGGATTACCGCCGTTAGCTGGCGTATTTCGGGAAGCAAGCCGAACCAGTCTGTAGGAGACCCGGCAGCGATGGTGTAAGCCCAACTTTCGCGCAATGCTCGTCTCGAATGCCGGCAGTCGCTGACCAACGGTGTCAGCTGCCGGTATATTTCACCGCAGCCGCAGTACGAGAACTTACCCCAAGCGCCTTGAGCAGTGACGATACATGGATGCGTACGGTAAACGGCGAGATATCCAGAGCCTTGGCAATTTCCTTGTTGGTCTTGCCTTGGGCAATCAATTGCAGGACTTCATGCTGACGCTGCGTAAGTTGCTCCGCAGCGCTATCGCTGGCGAGGTTGGGCAGCAAGCCTGAAGGCGCGTACTTTACCAGCACTTCGCCATCGCGCACGGCAAGAATGGCCGCGCCGATCTCGTCTGCGGCAATGCTTTTGCCAATGAACCCATCTACGCCACTCGCCATTACCTGCTCGATAATAGCGGGGTCATCGACCATCGATACGATGATCAGCGTGGTGCGTCGAAACTGTTGACGTAAGCGTGCAAGGCACTGGATATCCGCCAGCCCAGGAAAACGCAGGTCCAGGATCAGGGTATCTGGTGCCTCGCCAGTATCGGCCAAGGCCAGCACTTCATCCAGATCGCCGGCTTCCTCTATGCAGGCACCCGGAACTACGCGCTGCACAGTGCGCGCCAGGGCCTCCCTGAACAACGGATGGTCATCCGCCACAATGATGCGACACGTCACGCCTGGCAACTCCCTGTAGCCGAGGATTTGGTAGACCATGCTAATTTAGCAGCCACGGATAGAGGGTGCTGCCCACGGATGGCAGCAATGCGACCCCGCGCACAAGGACACTGGCCATGGAACCGGATAACAACAACGAACTTGATCAAGCCAACCTGCGGGTCATCGTCGCCTGCTGTGCCCTGGTCTACATGACTGTGCTGGGCTTTCTGCCGGGCAACTCGCATGCGCCGTACCTGCCGGTCATCTACTACATCAGCGGCTTTGTGCTGGTGTCGATCGTTTTTCGCCAGGCTATTGCCCATTGGCCCGGCAATTACCCCTGGCGTCGCGTGCTGGGTATGGTGCATGACTACACCGGCACCTGCTTCGGCCTGGTGGTCGGTGGCGAGGCGGCGCTGCCGATCTATGCGGTGATGGTGTGGGTGAACCTGGGCAACGGCATGCGCTTCGGCTCGCGCTACCTGGCGATTGCCACCGTGCTGGCGCTGGTGGCGTTGCTGGTGGTTTACCAGATCACGCCCTACTGGCAGGCCAACCCGTTCATGGTGCTGATGCTGCTCACTACCAGTACGGTTATCCCGATCTATGCGCACCTGCTGCTGGAGCGCACGCGCAAGGCCTCGGAACAGGCTGCGGCGGCCAACCGCGAGAAGTCCCGCTTCCTGGCCCAGGCCAGCCATGACCTGCGCCAGCCTATTCATTCCATCGGCTTGTTCACGGCGTGCCTGCGTGAGGCGCAGTTGGGCGAAGAGGAGCGGCGGCTGGTGGACAGCATCGACCGCTCGCTGCTCAACGTATCGCAGCTGTTTCGCTCGATTCTCGACCTCTACACCTTGGACAACGGGCGCGTGCAACCGCGCAGCGAAACATTCGCCCTGGCTGGTTTTCTGGCTGAACTGGTGCGCCAGAACACCGAGGCCGCGCGCTGGGCCGGTGTGGAGATACGCTTGCGGCCCTGCACGTACTGGACGTGTGCCGACCGCGGCATGCTGGCCACCATGGTGCAGAACGTATTGTCCAACTGCTTCAAGTATGCGGCTCATCGCCCGCTGCTGCTGGCGGTACGGCGCTGCGGCAAAGGCCTTGCCATTGTTGTCTACGACCAGGGTCGGGGCATAGACGAAGCGCAGCAGCGGTTGGTGTTTGAAGAGTTCTACCGCGTGCGCCAGGTCCGCGACAACGATGTCGAGGGGGTGGGCCTGGGTTTGTCGATTGTGCGGCGGTTGGGGCATCTGATGGGCCTGGAGGTCCAGTTGCGTTCGCGATTGGGTCATGGCACTGCGGTACGGCTGCAAGGCTTGCCGCAGTTGGCTACGCAACCAACCTTGGGGAAGAACGAGTGCGCCTCGGCAGCCCCTGGCCTGCTTGGCGGGCTGCGGGTGTGCCTGGTGGAAGACGACCGTAACGTGCTGCGGGCGACATCGGCGCTGCTGCAGCGCTGGGGTTGCGAAGTGGAGGCGCACAGTTCGCCAGCTGGTTTGAGCAGTGATTGTGAGGTCATCGTCGCCGATTATGACTTGGGGCAGGAGGCTACCGGTGTGGACTGCATCGACCGGCTGCGGGCCCAGCGCGGCTGGGAAGTACCTGCGTTGATCATGACCGGGCATGACCCGGAGAAGATTCAGGCAGTGGTGCATGAGCGTAATATCGCCGTGCTTTCCAAACCGGTGCGCCCTGCCGAGTTGCGAGCGGCCCTGCGCGCGTTGCGAGACGAGCCTGCGGCGCCGGCCATATAGGCCGGCGCGGGGGCGCAAGCGCTGTGCGTGGGTTATTGCAGGATGATGGCCTGACCTTCCTTCATGCACGACGGCGTGGGCTCATACAGGCCCATGCCGGCCACGGCGACGATGCCGCCGCTGGGCATCTGGCACTCGTACTGGCCTTTTGCGGTGGTGGCGGTGTAGTAGGTGATGGTGCTGTCATTGCGCACATCGGCCACTTTCGAGACCTTGGTGTTGAGGACGAACTCGGTGCGCTGCTTGAGCGTGTCTTCGGAAGGTTTGATGGTCTGGCAGCCGGTGACGCCGACCAGCAGGGCGGCACTGAGGGCGAACTTGAAGGGGTGCATGATGAGGGCTTCCTTGGCGTTGTTATCGCTGGACTATAACGCCGAGGGACGAGGTGGGCGATTAGGGCAGATGTACGAGATGGCCCTTGGCCTTTATGTACACCTCGCCGGCCTTTTCGCGGGCTTGCCCGCTCCCACAGGGACTGCACAGTTTCCAGCAGTTGCGCTTTACCTGTGGGAGCGGGCACGCCCGCGAAGAGGCCGGTAGCATCAATACATTACTTCGGCTGTTTCAACACCAGGGTCAGGATGTCATAACTGGCCACCAGTTCGCCTAGCTGGTTGGTCACTTCCACATCCCACGCCACAACACCCTGCGGCTGGCCCAGCGGGCTGGTCTTGCCCTGGTCGATCTTGCGCTTGCAGGTCAGCCGCGCCTGGATGGTATCGCCGATACCCACCGGGTTGATGAAGCGCAGGGTATCCAGCCCATAGTTGGCCAGCACCGGCCCGGCACCGGGCGACACGAACAGGCCCGCAGCCGCCGACAGCACGAAATAGCCATGGGCAATGCGCTTGCCGAACTGCGATTCCTTGGCCGCGATCTCGTCAAAGTGCATGTAGAAGTGATCACCCGACAGGCAGCCAAAGTTGACCAGGTCGGCTTCGGTGACGGTGCGGCGGTGGGTAAGGAGCGATTCGCCGATGCGCAACTGCTCGAAGTAGCGGCGGAACGGGTGCACTTCGGTCTCGATCACTTCGCCACCGCGCACGTATTCGCCAGTGACAGCCGTGAGCATGCTCGGCGAACCCTGTACTGCGGCGCGCTGCAGGTAGTGTTTGACCGCGCGCAGGCCGCCCAGCTCCTCACCGCCGCCGGCCCGGCCTGGCCCGCCGTGCTTGAGCTGCGGCAGTGGCGAGCCGTGGCCGGTGGACTCCTTGGCGGCTTCGCTGTCCAGTACCAGCAGGCGGCCATGCCAGGCTGCCGCCACCGGAATGGCCTTGGCGGCCACACTGCGGTCCGCGGTGACCAAGGTCGCCACCAGGCTGCCTTTGCCTCGGGCAGCCAGCGCCAGGGCTTCATCCAGGTCGTCGTAGGCCATCAGCGTGCTGACCGGGCCGAACGCTTCAATATCGTGGGCGCCGCCCTCGGCATGCGGGTCGCGGGCCAGCAGCAGGGTCGGGGCAAAGAATGCGCCCTCGGCCACGCCCTCACCACGCGGAGCGAAGCCATCGCTGGCGCCGAACAGCTGGTCGCAGCTCTGTAGCAGGCTGCGCACCCGCTCGGCCACGTCGTGCTGCTGGTCGTGGGAGGCCAGCGCGCCCATGCGTACACCTTCCAGCGACGGGTCACCGACCACCACCTTGCTCAACCGCTCGCGCAAGCGGGTGGCCACCGCGTCGATATGTTTGGCCGGGACGATGGCGCGGCGGATGGCGGTGCATTTTTGCCCGGCCTTGGTGGTCATTTCACGCACCACCTCCTTGATGTACAGGTCGAACTCTTCGCTGTCCGGGGTCACATCCGGGCCGAGAATGGCGCAGTTCAGCGAGTCGGCTTCTGCAGTGAAGGGTACCGAGTTACGGATCAGGTTGGGCGTGACGCGCAGTTTGGCGGCGGTGTCGGCAGAGCCGGTGAACGTCACCACATCCTGGCCTTGCAGGCGATCGAGCAGGTCGCCGGTGCCGCCAATCACCAGCTGCAGGCTGCCCTCTGGCAGCAAGCCGGAGGCATTCATCAGGCGTACCACAGCTTCGGTCAGGTAGCTGGTGGAAGTAGCCGGTTTGACGATGCACGGCATGCCCGCCAGGAAAGTCGGGGCGAACTTCTCCAGCATGCCCCAGATCGGGAAGTTGAAGGCGTTGATGTGCACCACCACCCCTGCGCGCGGCACCAGGATGTGGCTGCCGGCGAAGTGGCCCTGCTTGCCCAGCGCGATGGCCGGGCCTTCGTGCACCAGGTTGCCCGACGGTAGCTCGCGGCTGCCGATGCCGGCATAAGAGAACAACGTGGCGTTACCGCCTTCGATGTCGATCCAGCTGTCGGCGCGGGTGGCGCCGCTATGGTGGGACAGGGCGTAGAGCTGTTCCTTGCGCTCGGCCAGGTACAGGGCGAGCGCCTTGAGGCGTGCAGCGCGTTGCTGGAAGTCCATGGCCATCAGGCTGGCCAGGCCGCGGGCACGGGCAAAGTCCACGGCTTCGGCGAAGTCCGGGCGTTCCTCGTGGCTGTACGCGATTACGTGGCCGTCAAGGGCGCTGCGCAGGGCCTGGGCGCCGTGCTGGCCAAGCCAGCGGCCGGCGATGAAGCTTTGCAGAGTAGGGGCGGCAGACATGCTGTTCTCCATGCTGTTCAAATGTAGGGGGCGCTGTTACCACAGCGCCAGGGTGTAGCCGATGATCAGGCGGTTTTCGTCCACAGCGTTGGTCAGGCCATTGCCGGAACGGAAGGTGACGTTGCGCCAGCGCAGGCTGACGTCCTTGAACGGACCGCTCTGGATGACGTAGGTGATGTCGGTGTCGCGCTCACGTTCGCGGCCATTGCTGACCGTGGCGGTTTCGGCGTGGCGGCCGTCGGTGTAGCGCGTCATGAAGCTCAGGCCGGGGATGCCCATCGCAACAAAGTCGTAGTCGTAGCGCACTTGCCAGGAGTCCAGCCCGGCGCGGGTGAAGGTGTTGTAGGTCACCAGGTTGACGGTGAACGGGTCGCCGCCGTTGACGAACGGGAAGGCACTGTCGCCCGACATTTGCTGCCAGGTGGCCGTGAACTTGTGGGCCCGCACGCCCAGGGTGAACATGGCGTTGAAGTTGCGGTTGTCGATGTTGCCGGCGCGCTCGGCGCCATCGTTACGGCTGTCGAAGTAACGCAGATCGCTGCGCAGGCTTATGCCTTCGGCCAGCGGGCGGGTGTCGATCAGGCCGAAAAACTGCTGGCGGTAGATGTCTTCGAGCTTGGCGTAGTAGTAGCTGACGCTGGTTTGCGGGGTGATGGCGTAGCTGCCACCGCCAAAGTCCAGGTGGTCGCTGCTGGCAGCGCCATAGCCAATATCGTCGCGCCCCGAGGAATCGCGCAGGTTCGCCTTGGTCAGGCGGCCGGCGTTGAAGGTAAGGCCTTCAAGGTCCTGGCTGGTCAGCAGGCCGCCCTGGAAGGTGGACGCCAGCAGGCGGGTGTCGTTGTATACCACCACCGGCAAGATCGGTTGCAGCGTGCCCAGGCGCAGGGTGCTCTTGGAGACGCGTACCTTGCCGGTGAGGCCCAGCTCGCTGTAGTCGTCGACGGGTTCGTGGCTGTTTGGGCCGAAGGGCAGTAGCCCGGTGTTGCGGCGGTCGCGGCTGGAGTCGAGCTTGATGCCCAGCTGCCCCATGGCGTCGACACCGAAACCGACCGGGCCCTCGGTGAAGCCCGATTCCAGCTTGGCGGTAAAGCCCTGACCCCATTCCTCCGCCTTTGCCTGGGGGGCATTGCTTTGACGGAAGTCGCGATTGATGTAGTGGTTGCGCAGCTCCAGGCGCGCGTGGCTGTCGCCGATGAAGTCGGCCAGCGCTGGCAATGGCAAAGCGAGGGTGGCCAGACAGGCAGCTGACATGAAGTGCGTGCGGTTCATTGTTGTTGTTTTACCCGACATGGTTGTTCTTCCTTGAGGTCAGTGCTTGCTGGCGCCGGCGGCACCGATACCGGTCATGGAGCGGATGAACTGGGCCAGGTAGCGGCCACGCTCTTCACTGGCACGTTCGGAACTGTCGGTCACCGAGAACACCCAGGCACTCAGGAATGCCAGGCTCATGGAGAACAACGCCGGGTTGCTGTACGGGAACAGCGCTGTTTCGTGATGCAGCACGTTGACCCACACGGCCGGGCCCAGGACCACCAGCAACACCGCCGAGGCCAGGCCGGCCATGCTGCCGCACACCGCGCCGCGTGTGGTCAGGCCTTTCCAGAACATCGAGAGCAGCAGCACCGGGAAGTTGACGGAGGCCGCCACGGCCAGCACCAGGCCGGAGAGGAAGGCAATGTTCTGCGACTCGAACATCAGGCCGAGCATGACCGCCAGCAGGCCGATCAGCAGGGTGGCGATACGCGATACGCGCATTTCCTCCTGCTCCGTGGCTTTGCCTTGGCGGATGACGCAGGCATACAGGTCGTGGGATACCGCCGATGCACCCGACAGCGCCAGGCCGGCGACCACGGCCAGGATGGTGGCGAAGGCCACGGCAGAGATGAAGCCAAGGAACAGGTTGCCACCAACTGCCTGGGCCAGGTGCACGGCGATCATGTTGCCGCCACCAATGATTGCACCGGTCGCGTCGCGGTAGGACGGCTCGGTGCCGACCATGACGATGGCGCCAAAGCCGACAATGATCAGTAGCAGGTAGAAGTAACCGATGAAGCCGGTGGCGTAGAACACGCTCTTGCGTGCTTCCTTGGCGTCACTGACCGTGAAGAAGCGCATCAGGATATGCGGCAGGCCAGCGGTGCCGAACATCATGCCCAAGCCGAGAGAAATGGCATCTACCGGGTTGGACAGTAAGCCGCCCGGGGCCATGATCGCCTGGCCCTTGGCATGCACGGCCACAGCGCTGGCAAACATGGCCTCGGTGCTGAAGCCGAAATGCTTGAGCACCATGAAGGCCATGA
This window harbors:
- the paaZ gene encoding phenylacetic acid degradation bifunctional protein PaaZ; translation: MSAAPTLQSFIAGRWLGQHGAQALRSALDGHVIAYSHEERPDFAEAVDFARARGLASLMAMDFQQRAARLKALALYLAERKEQLYALSHHSGATRADSWIDIEGGNATLFSYAGIGSRELPSGNLVHEGPAIALGKQGHFAGSHILVPRAGVVVHINAFNFPIWGMLEKFAPTFLAGMPCIVKPATSTSYLTEAVVRLMNASGLLPEGSLQLVIGGTGDLLDRLQGQDVVTFTGSADTAAKLRVTPNLIRNSVPFTAEADSLNCAILGPDVTPDSEEFDLYIKEVVREMTTKAGQKCTAIRRAIVPAKHIDAVATRLRERLSKVVVGDPSLEGVRMGALASHDQQHDVAERVRSLLQSCDQLFGASDGFAPRGEGVAEGAFFAPTLLLARDPHAEGGAHDIEAFGPVSTLMAYDDLDEALALAARGKGSLVATLVTADRSVAAKAIPVAAAWHGRLLVLDSEAAKESTGHGSPLPQLKHGGPGRAGGGEELGGLRAVKHYLQRAAVQGSPSMLTAVTGEYVRGGEVIETEVHPFRRYFEQLRIGESLLTHRRTVTEADLVNFGCLSGDHFYMHFDEIAAKESQFGKRIAHGYFVLSAAAGLFVSPGAGPVLANYGLDTLRFINPVGIGDTIQARLTCKRKIDQGKTSPLGQPQGVVAWDVEVTNQLGELVASYDILTLVLKQPK
- a CDS encoding OprD family porin, with the protein product MNRTHFMSAACLATLALPLPALADFIGDSHARLELRNHYINRDFRQSNAPQAKAEEWGQGFTAKLESGFTEGPVGFGVDAMGQLGIKLDSSRDRRNTGLLPFGPNSHEPVDDYSELGLTGKVRVSKSTLRLGTLQPILPVVVYNDTRLLASTFQGGLLTSQDLEGLTFNAGRLTKANLRDSSGRDDIGYGAASSDHLDFGGGSYAITPQTSVSYYYAKLEDIYRQQFFGLIDTRPLAEGISLRSDLRYFDSRNDGAERAGNIDNRNFNAMFTLGVRAHKFTATWQQMSGDSAFPFVNGGDPFTVNLVTYNTFTRAGLDSWQVRYDYDFVAMGIPGLSFMTRYTDGRHAETATVSNGRERERDTDITYVIQSGPFKDVSLRWRNVTFRSGNGLTNAVDENRLIIGYTLALW
- a CDS encoding phosphotransferase system, HPr-related protein, whose protein sequence is MSRPDDPKPYTPTEIDDTEDRMGSVHELDFSDRLDEREGRAGDERPDQEVAHEFPPRRVAESGMTGGETLSDSLHEDGVTYDDLSPDTLLDEPGARDPHEPGHGGPADQSLRHVDAEEIGGGFGLDEAELARSAPLDGKPWTDDVVDGDEEGK
- a CDS encoding response regulator transcription factor; protein product: MTCRIIVADDHPLFREALARTVQRVVPGACIEEAGDLDEVLALADTGEAPDTLILDLRFPGLADIQCLARLRQQFRRTTLIIVSMVDDPAIIEQVMASGVDGFIGKSIAADEIGAAILAVRDGEVLVKYAPSGLLPNLASDSAAEQLTQRQHEVLQLIAQGKTNKEIAKALDISPFTVRIHVSSLLKALGVSSRTAAAVKYTGS
- a CDS encoding hybrid sensor histidine kinase/response regulator, whose translation is MEPDNNNELDQANLRVIVACCALVYMTVLGFLPGNSHAPYLPVIYYISGFVLVSIVFRQAIAHWPGNYPWRRVLGMVHDYTGTCFGLVVGGEAALPIYAVMVWVNLGNGMRFGSRYLAIATVLALVALLVVYQITPYWQANPFMVLMLLTTSTVIPIYAHLLLERTRKASEQAAAANREKSRFLAQASHDLRQPIHSIGLFTACLREAQLGEEERRLVDSIDRSLLNVSQLFRSILDLYTLDNGRVQPRSETFALAGFLAELVRQNTEAARWAGVEIRLRPCTYWTCADRGMLATMVQNVLSNCFKYAAHRPLLLAVRRCGKGLAIVVYDQGRGIDEAQQRLVFEEFYRVRQVRDNDVEGVGLGLSIVRRLGHLMGLEVQLRSRLGHGTAVRLQGLPQLATQPTLGKNECASAAPGLLGGLRVCLVEDDRNVLRATSALLQRWGCEVEAHSSPAGLSSDCEVIVADYDLGQEATGVDCIDRLRAQRGWEVPALIMTGHDPEKIQAVVHERNIAVLSKPVRPAELRAALRALRDEPAAPAI
- a CDS encoding ATP-dependent Clp protease proteolytic subunit, with the translated sequence MARHIIHFTGPINSSTCGNLINTCSKALQQGAEVLQLNIATMGGECSYGFTLYNFLRTLPIEVHTHNLGTVESMGNILFLAGERRTACSYSKFLFHPFHWTLHGSVDHSRMAEYAMSLDYDLRLYAQIVAERTQGASEVLDVPRYLMAYPRILGPREALENGMIHAIDEMPIAAESVHWSVHA
- a CDS encoding nucleosidase gives rise to the protein MMLIKQFPDISLDDTLFVFALEAEAGDVFAEVNTVFTGIGKVNAAITLTKAIAARRPKLIVNLGSAGSQRHGKGEVVCCTRFVQRDMDVTPLGFARYETPLSDIPVLLEHGVAVPGLALETCGSGDSFEINHGDAPYDVVDMEAYVLALIARNEGIPFVCLKYISDDAGSDAAGDWAVQVHLAAEAFKRVLLNPESRG
- a CDS encoding cation acetate symporter, with the protein product MNWTAISMFMVFVCFTLLVTRWAALRTRSASDFYTAGGGLTGMQNGLAIAGDMISAASFLGISAMMFMNGYDGLLYALGVLAGWPIILFLIAERLRNLGKYTFADVVSYRLAQTPVRLTSAFGTLVVALMYLVAQMVGAGKLIELLFGISYLYAVMLVGVLMVAYVTFGGMLATTWVQIIKAVMLLSGTSFMAFMVLKHFGFSTEAMFASAVAVHAKGQAIMAPGGLLSNPVDAISLGLGMMFGTAGLPHILMRFFTVSDAKEARKSVFYATGFIGYFYLLLIIVGFGAIVMVGTEPSYRDATGAIIGGGNMIAVHLAQAVGGNLFLGFISAVAFATILAVVAGLALSGASAVSHDLYACVIRQGKATEQEEMRVSRIATLLIGLLAVMLGLMFESQNIAFLSGLVLAVAASVNFPVLLLSMFWKGLTTRGAVCGSMAGLASAVLLVVLGPAVWVNVLHHETALFPYSNPALFSMSLAFLSAWVFSVTDSSERASEERGRYLAQFIRSMTGIGAAGASKH